From a region of the Neobacillus niacini genome:
- a CDS encoding exonuclease domain-containing protein, with translation MGMNDMIQFFRQMSGRLGSNIYAGVQGQSNMQNISFIRQLQKEMKENNCLDTPLQELQVVVFDLETTGFYPEKGDRVISIGAIKMTGQELLKTETFYSLVHSPQPISEEISTLTNITNEELRSAPFVSEVLMEFYKFIKNHTLVAHHSKHEQSFMQKLTWDLLKTRFEHRIIDTSFLLRLSNPMIKSIPLEEACEQCGIEVINRHHALEDAKLTAHIWSHYLVRAQSMGYKNLREVYEYLAKIR, from the coding sequence ATGGGAATGAATGATATGATTCAATTTTTCAGACAGATGTCAGGCAGACTTGGTTCAAATATTTATGCAGGAGTTCAAGGGCAAAGCAATATGCAAAATATTTCTTTCATCCGCCAGCTTCAAAAAGAAATGAAAGAAAACAACTGCCTAGACACACCGCTACAGGAATTACAGGTGGTTGTATTTGATTTAGAAACGACTGGTTTCTATCCTGAAAAAGGAGATCGTGTCATCTCAATCGGCGCCATCAAAATGACTGGTCAAGAACTGTTGAAAACAGAAACTTTTTATTCCCTGGTACATTCTCCACAACCTATTTCAGAAGAAATATCCACCTTGACTAACATTACAAATGAGGAATTACGAAGTGCCCCTTTTGTATCCGAAGTGCTAATGGAATTTTACAAATTCATTAAGAATCATACACTTGTCGCTCACCACTCCAAGCATGAACAGTCTTTTATGCAAAAACTAACATGGGATTTACTAAAAACTAGATTTGAACACAGAATTATTGATACCTCCTTTCTCCTTCGCTTATCAAATCCGATGATTAAGTCTATTCCACTAGAAGAAGCTTGCGAACAATGTGGAATCGAAGTCATCAATCGGCACCATGCCCTAGAGGATGCGAAACTGACAGCACATATTTGGAGTCATTATTTAGTGCGGGCACAGTCTATGGGTTATAAAAATCTTCGTGAAGTATACGAATATCTTGCAAAAATTAGATAG